The Hyphomonadaceae bacterium ML37 genome includes a region encoding these proteins:
- a CDS encoding YdiU family protein, whose amino-acid sequence MILPPAYRPDPSFAALGPDFADAVAPADFPKAEPRYWNHRWAREMGLDGLDAKARRRHFHRFEPLPDNQSAPLAIRYHGHQFRTYNPQIGDGRGFLFAQARDSRGRLLDFATKGSGQTPHSRSGDGRLTLKGAVREVLAAEMLEALGVYTSKAFCVYETGEALHRGDEPSPTRSAVLTRLSHSHVRFGAFQRHAYFDRSDLVGELAAYAVESLVPEAGAHPGGLGVGLLDVACRRSAQLAAQWMAAGFVHGVLNTDNLVVTGESFDYGPWRFLPHFEPGFTAAYFDHSGLYAYGRQPESVFWALQQLGGALSLIAEREALIEALSGFPEHYKRAVRTAFLHRLGLEALDDEADGAFVTAFLDAMKVTRLPFEAVFFDWFCGDQGRALASPRAGTYKSELFASVRDGVAAREPVRPERLEHAYFARSEPVHLVIEAVEGLWAPIAENDDWSAFEAALEAIGEARAGYDLGQGQPGFLQD is encoded by the coding sequence ATGATCCTGCCCCCGGCCTACCGGCCTGACCCCAGCTTCGCCGCCCTCGGGCCTGACTTCGCCGACGCAGTGGCGCCGGCCGATTTTCCCAAGGCCGAGCCGCGCTACTGGAACCATCGCTGGGCCCGCGAAATGGGGCTGGACGGGCTCGACGCGAAAGCGCGACGGCGTCACTTTCACCGCTTTGAGCCGTTGCCGGACAATCAGTCCGCGCCGCTGGCGATCCGCTATCATGGCCACCAGTTCCGCACCTATAACCCGCAGATCGGCGACGGGCGCGGCTTTCTGTTCGCCCAGGCGCGCGACAGCCGCGGGCGGCTGCTGGACTTCGCCACCAAGGGATCAGGCCAGACACCCCATTCGCGCAGCGGCGATGGACGCCTCACCCTGAAAGGCGCGGTGCGCGAAGTGCTGGCGGCCGAGATGCTGGAGGCGCTGGGCGTCTACACCAGCAAGGCGTTCTGCGTGTACGAGACCGGCGAGGCGCTGCATCGCGGCGATGAGCCCTCACCCACGCGCTCTGCCGTGCTGACGCGCCTCTCCCATTCCCATGTGCGGTTTGGCGCCTTCCAGCGACATGCCTATTTCGACCGCTCCGACCTGGTGGGCGAGCTGGCGGCTTATGCCGTTGAGAGCCTGGTGCCCGAGGCGGGCGCGCATCCGGGCGGCCTCGGAGTCGGCCTGCTCGACGTGGCCTGCCGCCGGTCGGCGCAGCTGGCGGCGCAGTGGATGGCGGCGGGCTTCGTCCACGGCGTTCTCAACACCGACAATCTGGTGGTGACGGGCGAGAGCTTTGACTATGGCCCCTGGCGCTTCCTGCCGCATTTTGAACCGGGCTTCACCGCCGCCTATTTCGATCACTCGGGGCTTTACGCCTATGGCCGCCAGCCGGAATCGGTGTTCTGGGCGCTGCAGCAGCTGGGCGGTGCGCTCAGCCTGATCGCCGAGCGCGAGGCGCTGATCGAGGCATTGTCGGGCTTCCCCGAACACTACAAGCGCGCTGTACGCACCGCCTTCCTGCACCGGCTGGGGCTGGAGGCGCTGGATGACGAGGCCGATGGTGCGTTCGTGACGGCGTTTCTCGACGCGATGAAGGTCACCCGCTTGCCCTTCGAGGCGGTGTTCTTTGACTGGTTCTGCGGCGATCAGGGGCGCGCGCTGGCGAGCCCGCGGGCCGGGACTTACAAGTCCGAGCTGTTCGCATCCGTCCGTGACGGCGTGGCCGCCCGGGAGCCGGTGCGGCCCGAGCGCCTGGAGCATGCCTATTTCGCGCGATCCGAGCCGGTACATCTGGTGATCGAGGCGGTTGAGGGGCTCTGGGCGCCGATTGCCGAAAACGATGACTGGAGCGCGTTTGAAGCGGCGCTGGAGGCTATCGGCGAGGCCCGGGCGGGCTATGATCTGGGACAAGGGCAGCCCGGATTTCTGCAGGACTGA
- the pgeF gene encoding peptidoglycan editing factor PgeF, translated as MDQLQLLAAPGFAAPGVVHAFTTRTGGVSEGPYASLNLSWSRGDDKARVEENRARVARALGGVELVFLNQVHGAVVHRVDRKPEGVWSAGEGDALITDRPGLALCAQTADCTPVLLHDPEHQAIAAIHAGWRGVIARVIPAALAAMQAAYGTRAGAVRAAIGPAVSRPNYRVGPEVLAQFEAEFGALDEALAGPRDAQGGAGLDVAGACARQLVAAGVSTDAIARLPLCTFADEARFFSCRRAARDGHAGAFGGQCGIIALTPG; from the coding sequence ATGGACCAACTGCAATTGCTGGCCGCGCCGGGCTTCGCCGCGCCGGGGGTCGTCCATGCCTTCACCACGCGCACCGGCGGGGTCAGCGAGGGGCCCTATGCCAGCCTTAACCTGTCCTGGTCGCGCGGCGACGACAAGGCGCGGGTGGAGGAGAACCGGGCGCGGGTGGCGCGGGCGCTGGGCGGGGTCGAGCTGGTGTTTCTCAATCAGGTGCATGGCGCGGTCGTCCATCGCGTGGACCGCAAGCCCGAAGGCGTCTGGTCGGCGGGCGAGGGCGACGCGCTGATCACCGACCGGCCCGGCCTCGCCCTGTGCGCCCAGACGGCGGACTGCACGCCGGTGCTTCTGCACGACCCCGAACACCAGGCTATCGCGGCGATCCATGCCGGCTGGCGCGGGGTCATCGCGCGGGTCATCCCCGCGGCGCTGGCGGCGATGCAGGCGGCTTACGGCACGCGGGCGGGCGCCGTGCGCGCCGCCATTGGCCCGGCGGTGTCGCGGCCCAATTACCGGGTCGGGCCGGAAGTTCTGGCGCAGTTTGAAGCCGAGTTCGGCGCGCTGGACGAGGCGCTTGCGGGTCCGCGCGACGCGCAAGGCGGGGCGGGGCTGGACGTGGCCGGGGCCTGCGCGCGCCAGCTTGTGGCAGCGGGCGTCAGCACCGATGCCATTGCGCGCTTGCCCCTTTGCACATTTGCCGACGAGGCGCGCTTCTTCTCCTGCCGCCGGGCGGCGCGCGACGGGCATGCCGGCGCGTTTGGCGGCCAGTGCGGGATTATCGCGCTTACCCCCGGCTGA
- the rmuC gene encoding DNA recombination protein RmuC, producing the protein MMQLAMESWIYLGGVAAILAVLIVLAVRKPQAPAGVDLARFDEVRAERDDWRADAEARGSELAEARERIARMEAEMTAARTHHAEKLAELEKARHALSEAFEATAAKVLKASGEELHTRSTTTLTEMLKPLREQLDGFRKQVVEDSEKRVGQTSALHQLVQTLHADARTMSSEAKNLANALRSQSKIQGDWGEMVLSSILEKAGLREGSEFQTQTSETGPDGARLRPDVVVAMPNNQRLVIDSKVSLTAFERCVNAETDEDRGAALKAHLASVRAHIRSLGDKDYAQLYEGVSFTLMFIPLEGAASVALQNDPELAAFAWERDVMIATPTTLMMAMRTVHNLWTIDRQNQNARDIAQRAGLLYDKFEGFLTDLDKVGDQIGRARGSWEEARKKLVDGRGNLVSQVETLRKLGASTKKRLGDNWLDSAGEDEVDEAEAPPAIEDGRG; encoded by the coding sequence ATGATGCAACTGGCTATGGAATCCTGGATCTATCTGGGCGGGGTCGCGGCGATCCTGGCGGTGCTGATCGTGCTGGCGGTGCGCAAGCCGCAGGCCCCTGCGGGCGTCGATCTGGCGCGCTTCGACGAGGTGCGCGCCGAACGCGATGATTGGCGCGCCGATGCCGAGGCGCGCGGAAGCGAACTTGCCGAAGCCCGCGAGCGGATCGCCCGGATGGAAGCGGAAATGACCGCCGCTCGCACGCACCACGCCGAAAAGCTCGCCGAGTTGGAGAAGGCGCGCCACGCCCTGTCAGAAGCGTTCGAAGCGACCGCGGCCAAAGTGCTCAAAGCCAGCGGCGAGGAGCTGCATACCCGCAGCACAACTACCCTCACTGAGATGCTCAAGCCCTTGCGCGAACAGCTCGATGGCTTTCGTAAACAGGTGGTGGAGGATTCCGAAAAGCGCGTCGGCCAGACCTCCGCCCTGCATCAGCTGGTGCAGACCCTTCACGCGGATGCGCGCACCATGTCCAGCGAAGCCAAAAATCTCGCCAACGCGCTGCGCTCGCAGTCGAAAATCCAGGGCGACTGGGGCGAGATGGTGCTCTCCAGCATTCTGGAGAAGGCCGGCCTGCGCGAGGGATCGGAATTCCAGACCCAGACCAGCGAGACCGGACCGGACGGGGCGCGCCTGCGTCCGGACGTGGTGGTCGCCATGCCCAATAACCAACGCCTGGTGATCGATTCCAAGGTCAGCCTGACCGCATTCGAGCGCTGCGTGAACGCCGAGACTGACGAGGATCGCGGCGCGGCGCTGAAAGCCCATCTGGCCTCGGTGCGCGCCCATATCCGCTCGCTGGGGGACAAGGATTACGCCCAGCTCTACGAGGGGGTGAGCTTCACGCTCATGTTCATTCCGCTGGAGGGTGCTGCCTCGGTGGCGCTGCAGAATGATCCCGAACTGGCCGCCTTCGCCTGGGAGCGTGACGTCATGATCGCCACGCCCACCACGCTGATGATGGCCATGCGCACGGTCCATAATCTGTGGACCATCGACCGCCAGAACCAGAACGCCCGCGACATCGCGCAGCGCGCCGGCCTGCTCTATGACAAATTCGAAGGCTTCCTCACCGATCTCGACAAGGTGGGCGACCAGATCGGCCGCGCCCGCGGCAGCTGGGAGGAGGCCCGCAAGAAGCTGGTGGATGGCCGGGGCAATCTGGTCTCGCAGGTGGAGACGCTCAGAAAGCTCGGCGCCAGCACCAAGAAGCGTCTGGGCGACAACTGGCTGGATTCGGCAGGCGAAGACGAAGTTGACGAGGCCGAGGCCCCGCCCGCCATCGAAGACGGGCGCGGCTGA
- a CDS encoding tetratricopeptide repeat protein, translating to MHPVLDLEAELAAGREEGLREVEVEAAGPASAPALDLAAIALRKINPKALALLRRATREMDTGPAGAAKAARLCLDALTLNPDLPIANQAMALALERLGRLSKALEFYERAWRLEPNNPDIYSNLAMAAWKLNMLDGAEKFLRLQLQLKPHNPSGVINLAGVLRDKGRYEDSVELLRAAIYAAPETTELWNALGTTLMDWGQPDQSLTFFAEALRLKPGFARAHHNMAYALELNGDAQAALPHFEAALENPATEQDKVVSSHGYSHTLLAAGQIAKGWEWYEWRRNMHYRHATNFLVPGRSWNGTDKGELKGKTLVVLGEQGLGDEVLFANILPDVIEALGPDGALRLACEKRLIPLFQRSFPNATIARHYTIEREGRQHRSAPDLVREGDHDHWSPIGSLMRAFRPDTQSFPDRPAFLIADEARVEAFREQLAAMGPGLKVGLLWKSLKMDATRSKHFAAFDLWAPVLKTPGVTFVNLQYGETADEIAAAEKRFGVRIHTPEDLDLKNDLDGVAAIGKACDLVLGPMNASTNLAAAVGGNVWFIRPSLVTWAMLGQREMLWYPQTRTFAGKVYRDWTGAMAAVTQALQDYAAKRAAA from the coding sequence ATGCATCCCGTTCTTGATCTTGAAGCCGAGCTGGCCGCCGGCCGCGAAGAGGGTCTGCGCGAAGTGGAGGTCGAGGCCGCCGGTCCCGCCTCCGCCCCCGCCCTCGATCTCGCCGCCATCGCCTTGCGCAAGATCAATCCCAAGGCGCTGGCATTGCTGCGCCGCGCGACCCGGGAAATGGACACCGGCCCCGCCGGCGCTGCAAAGGCGGCGCGCCTGTGCCTGGACGCGCTCACGCTCAACCCCGATCTGCCCATCGCCAATCAGGCCATGGCGCTGGCGCTGGAGCGGCTGGGCCGCCTGTCCAAGGCGCTGGAGTTCTATGAGCGCGCCTGGCGGCTGGAGCCAAACAATCCGGACATCTATTCCAACCTCGCCATGGCGGCGTGGAAGCTCAACATGCTCGACGGCGCGGAGAAATTCCTGCGCCTGCAGCTGCAGCTCAAGCCCCATAACCCGAGCGGCGTCATCAATCTGGCCGGCGTGCTGCGCGACAAGGGCCGCTACGAGGATTCCGTCGAACTTTTGCGCGCCGCGATCTACGCCGCGCCCGAAACCACCGAGTTGTGGAATGCGCTGGGCACCACGCTGATGGACTGGGGCCAGCCGGACCAGTCGCTGACCTTCTTCGCCGAAGCCCTGCGCCTGAAGCCCGGCTTTGCGCGCGCCCATCACAACATGGCCTATGCGCTGGAGCTCAATGGCGACGCGCAGGCCGCCCTGCCCCATTTCGAGGCCGCGCTGGAAAACCCCGCCACGGAACAGGACAAGGTCGTCTCCAGCCACGGCTATTCACACACGCTGCTGGCCGCCGGTCAGATCGCCAAGGGCTGGGAATGGTATGAGTGGCGGCGCAACATGCACTACCGCCACGCCACCAATTTCCTGGTCCCCGGACGATCATGGAACGGGACGGACAAGGGCGAGCTCAAGGGCAAGACGCTGGTCGTGCTCGGTGAGCAGGGGCTGGGCGACGAGGTGCTGTTCGCCAATATCCTGCCTGACGTGATCGAGGCGCTGGGCCCCGATGGGGCGCTGCGCCTGGCGTGTGAAAAGCGCCTCATCCCGCTGTTCCAACGTTCATTCCCCAACGCGACAATTGCGCGCCACTACACGATCGAACGCGAAGGCCGCCAGCATCGCAGCGCGCCGGATCTGGTGCGCGAGGGCGACCATGACCATTGGTCGCCCATTGGCAGCCTGATGCGCGCCTTCCGGCCTGATACGCAGAGCTTCCCGGACCGTCCCGCCTTTCTGATCGCTGACGAGGCGCGGGTAGAGGCGTTCCGCGAGCAGCTCGCCGCCATGGGCCCGGGTCTGAAAGTCGGCCTGCTCTGGAAATCGCTGAAGATGGACGCCACGCGGTCCAAACACTTCGCCGCCTTCGATCTGTGGGCGCCGGTCCTGAAGACCCCGGGGGTGACCTTCGTGAACCTGCAGTATGGCGAAACCGCAGACGAGATTGCAGCCGCGGAAAAGCGTTTCGGCGTGCGCATCCATACGCCTGAAGACCTTGATCTCAAGAATGATCTCGACGGCGTGGCGGCCATCGGCAAGGCGTGTGATCTGGTGCTCGGACCGATGAACGCCAGCACCAATCTGGCGGCAGCCGTGGGCGGGAATGTCTGGTTCATCCGCCCCAGCCTGGTGACCTGGGCCATGCTCGGCCAGCGCGAGATGCTCTGGTATCCCCAGACCCGCACCTTCGCCGGGAAAGTCTATCGTGACTGGACCGGCGCGATGGCGGCTGTGACGCAGGCACTGCAGGACTACGCCGCCAAGCGCGCTGCGGCCTGA
- the flbT gene encoding flagellar biosynthesis repressor FlbT, with protein MPLKLSLKPGERFVLNGAVVENGDRRATLMLQNKASVLREKDIMQEQDADTPAKRIYFPVMMMYLSSSSSDGLYDAFVVRMTEFMGAVTNPDILQQCVEVSRDVMSGEYYKALLRCRKLITYEAERLGTSGR; from the coding sequence ATGCCGCTCAAGCTGTCGCTGAAACCCGGCGAGCGATTCGTCCTCAATGGGGCGGTTGTGGAGAATGGCGACCGGCGCGCCACGCTGATGCTTCAGAACAAGGCCAGCGTCCTGCGTGAAAAGGACATCATGCAGGAGCAGGACGCCGACACCCCGGCCAAGCGCATCTATTTCCCCGTGATGATGATGTATCTGTCCTCGTCGAGCTCCGACGGGCTTTACGATGCGTTTGTGGTGCGCATGACCGAATTCATGGGCGCCGTGACCAATCCGGACATCCTGCAGCAATGCGTGGAGGTGAGCCGCGATGTGATGAGCGGCGAGTATTACAAGGCGCTGCTGCGCTGCCGCAAACTGATCACCTATGAGGCCGAGCGCCTCGGTACGAGCGGGCGTTAG
- the flaF gene encoding flagellar biosynthesis regulator FlaF, with amino-acid sequence MSYQAYQTASARTEDARTTEYRLMGFVTRELMSVRDAGPSDIRKKAKALDRNRRVWSAFAADCASSGNALPENLRAGIISLSIFVSKETSAAMRGDTDLDTLIDINRTIMQGLAPAAEAAAS; translated from the coding sequence ATGTCATATCAGGCCTACCAGACCGCCAGCGCCCGCACTGAAGATGCGCGCACCACCGAGTACCGGCTCATGGGGTTTGTCACCCGCGAGCTGATGTCAGTGCGCGATGCCGGTCCGTCTGACATCCGCAAGAAGGCCAAGGCGCTCGACCGCAATCGCCGGGTCTGGTCGGCCTTCGCCGCAGACTGCGCGAGCTCGGGCAACGCTCTGCCGGAAAATCTGCGCGCCGGGATCATCTCCCTGTCGATCTTCGTGTCAAAAGAAACCAGTGCGGCCATGCGCGGCGACACCGATCTTGACACCCTCATCGACATCAACCGCACCATCATGCAGGGCCTGGCGCCGGCGGCAGAAGCGGCGGCGAGCTGA
- a CDS encoding YggS family pyridoxal phosphate-dependent enzyme yields MSDLNASIAQSRTAILERIAAAAKAGGRPANAVTLVAVSKQQPDERIDAMLATGQCVFGENRVQEAEARWAHRREGLPDLELRLIGPLQTNKAEAACALFDVIETLDRERLAAALAKAMVKTGRCPRLYVQVNTGRETQKSGIDPAEAAAFVARCRTEHGLEIEGLMCIPPEAEPASLHFALLAKLARECGVEELSMGMSADYPLAIRLGATSVRVGSALFGARPTA; encoded by the coding sequence ATGTCCGATCTCAACGCCTCCATCGCGCAATCGCGCACCGCCATCCTTGAGCGGATCGCCGCCGCCGCCAAGGCGGGCGGGCGCCCGGCAAACGCCGTGACGCTGGTGGCGGTGTCCAAACAGCAGCCGGATGAGCGCATCGACGCCATGCTCGCCACCGGCCAGTGCGTGTTCGGCGAGAACCGCGTGCAGGAGGCTGAAGCTCGCTGGGCCCATCGCCGCGAAGGCCTGCCGGACCTGGAGCTGCGCCTGATCGGGCCGCTGCAGACCAACAAGGCCGAGGCCGCCTGTGCCCTGTTTGACGTGATCGAGACGCTGGACCGCGAGCGCCTGGCCGCTGCCCTGGCCAAGGCCATGGTGAAGACCGGGCGGTGTCCGCGCCTGTATGTGCAGGTCAATACCGGCCGCGAGACGCAGAAGTCCGGCATCGATCCGGCCGAAGCCGCCGCCTTCGTTGCACGCTGCCGCACAGAGCATGGTCTGGAGATTGAAGGCCTGATGTGCATCCCGCCCGAGGCGGAACCAGCCAGCCTGCATTTCGCCCTGTTGGCCAAGCTGGCGCGCGAATGCGGCGTGGAAGAACTGTCCATGGGGATGAGCGCGGACTACCCGCTGGCGATCCGCTTGGGCGCCACGTCTGTGCGGGTGGGATCGGCGCTGTTCGGCGCGCGTCCAACCGCCTGA
- a CDS encoding thiamine phosphate synthase, with amino-acid sequence MAYDAAERLARLAMRLDGPRGRLPALFALTDPDRTPDPLALARAMPPGTGLILRTFGRPALAAMAGDLADIARARDLVFLVAADPELAARCGADGVHWPERMLARAVRARFPVMTASAHRPGAIRRAAGLVDAVLVSTAFASASPSAGRPMGVFRIAAAARRARLPVYALGGVTGATLPRLSGLGISGAAAVAGVSD; translated from the coding sequence ATGGCGTATGATGCAGCGGAGCGGCTGGCAAGGCTTGCGATGAGGCTGGATGGCCCGCGCGGGCGCCTGCCGGCGCTGTTCGCGCTGACCGACCCGGACCGGACGCCCGATCCGCTGGCGCTGGCGCGCGCAATGCCGCCCGGGACGGGGCTGATATTGCGCACCTTTGGGCGCCCGGCGCTGGCGGCGATGGCCGGTGATCTGGCGGACATCGCCCGGGCGCGCGATCTGGTGTTTCTGGTCGCGGCGGATCCTGAACTGGCCGCGCGCTGCGGCGCGGACGGGGTGCACTGGCCCGAGCGCATGCTGGCCCGGGCGGTGCGGGCGCGCTTTCCAGTCATGACTGCGAGCGCTCATCGTCCCGGCGCCATTCGGCGCGCGGCGGGTCTGGTGGATGCGGTGCTGGTCTCCACGGCGTTTGCATCGGCAAGCCCCAGCGCCGGACGGCCCATGGGCGTGTTCCGCATCGCTGCCGCAGCGCGCCGGGCGCGCTTGCCGGTCTATGCACTGGGCGGAGTCACCGGGGCGACCCTGCCGCGGCTGAGCGGGCTCGGGATTTCCGGCGCCGCGGCGGTGGCAGGTGTGTCGGACTAG
- a CDS encoding penicillin acylase family protein has product MTRWLIRGAIALAALAVFTLAGLSAYVVERFHASKPVETGTLMLDGLSGTARVVRDADGVAHIFADEDSDVYFALGFTHASERFFQMDLARRFVRGRLSELLGPDLLTADVRTRTLGYERLTQDIAQRVSPETRFAVEAYTAGVNARLAQGAPAPEYILLRARPEPWTPEDSAAMVAYLAHDLASGAEQDLARVRLESVLDAQRLAEFLAPYPDWAPTTLQDEDVRDAFGPVQVRPLPAPGAQSQPDAMPGSNAWVVSGAQSRTGRPLLANDPHLGLSAPSIWYLVRLDLSFGPVIGASLPGAPFVVLGRNAHGAWGFTNTGFDVIDLVARDREALDITTRTEAITVRGRRTPVDIVVEDTAEGPILDPDWFDLAGFPADAAVVRRSTVTHPENRVADGVFAIMRSEGWDEFVEAGRGWTAPMQNMLYAGVDGTIGYTTAGLMPLRDEAGDWTGFIAFDDLPRIVNPRGGRIVSGNNRVVSDAYPHPLPGLFDPYRAARIDTRLDEAELHDVAGFEDIQMDVTSHQARRLLPALLSATPESQLGVQALARLERWDGSLDADGPEGLIFSAWMRVLSAAVWMDELGPAAPWFNQPRRVFLDDVLTGEASRWCDDVRTSQTETCAVTAGLALDAAMAETASAYGRNIDAWRWGEAHQARFAHPLADIPLVGAMFEVRQPVPGDGSTINVNHFSYASGAYDSVHAASLRAVYDLADLNRSRFMHAPGQSGHPLSPHYRDLAVRWAAGESVEIRDDWTPDALPDGARLLTLAPR; this is encoded by the coding sequence ATGACACGCTGGTTGATCCGCGGCGCCATCGCGCTCGCCGCGCTGGCCGTATTCACTCTGGCGGGCCTGAGCGCCTATGTGGTGGAGCGTTTCCACGCCTCCAAACCGGTTGAGACCGGCACGCTGATGCTGGACGGTCTGTCCGGCACAGCGCGGGTGGTGCGTGATGCCGACGGCGTAGCGCATATCTTCGCGGACGAAGACAGCGACGTTTATTTCGCCCTCGGCTTCACTCATGCCTCCGAGCGCTTTTTTCAGATGGATCTGGCCCGCCGTTTTGTGCGCGGGCGCCTGTCCGAACTGCTGGGTCCCGACCTCCTCACCGCCGATGTCCGCACGCGCACGCTGGGCTATGAGCGCCTGACCCAGGACATCGCGCAGCGAGTCTCGCCAGAGACACGGTTCGCTGTGGAAGCCTATACCGCCGGCGTCAATGCGCGCCTGGCGCAAGGCGCACCGGCGCCCGAATACATCCTCCTGCGCGCCCGGCCCGAGCCATGGACGCCGGAAGATTCCGCGGCGATGGTGGCCTATCTCGCTCATGATCTGGCCAGCGGCGCCGAGCAGGACCTGGCGCGGGTGCGCCTTGAAAGCGTGCTCGACGCCCAGCGCCTGGCCGAGTTCTTGGCGCCCTATCCCGACTGGGCCCCGACAACGCTGCAGGACGAGGATGTCCGCGACGCCTTCGGCCCGGTGCAGGTCCGCCCCCTCCCGGCGCCCGGCGCGCAATCCCAGCCGGACGCCATGCCCGGCTCCAACGCCTGGGTGGTGTCGGGCGCGCAGTCGCGCACAGGCCGGCCCCTGCTGGCCAATGATCCGCATCTGGGCCTGTCGGCGCCGTCGATCTGGTATCTGGTGCGTCTTGATCTCTCCTTCGGTCCGGTCATCGGCGCCAGCCTGCCCGGCGCGCCCTTTGTGGTGCTGGGCCGCAACGCCCATGGCGCGTGGGGTTTCACCAATACCGGGTTTGACGTCATTGATCTGGTGGCGCGTGATCGCGAGGCGCTGGACATCACCACTCGCACCGAAGCCATCACTGTACGCGGGCGCCGGACGCCCGTGGATATCGTGGTGGAGGATACGGCCGAAGGACCCATCCTGGATCCCGACTGGTTTGATCTGGCGGGCTTTCCCGCCGACGCCGCCGTGGTGCGCCGCTCCACCGTCACCCACCCGGAAAACCGCGTCGCCGACGGTGTGTTCGCCATCATGCGCTCTGAGGGCTGGGACGAATTCGTCGAGGCGGGACGCGGTTGGACCGCGCCCATGCAGAACATGCTCTATGCCGGCGTCGACGGGACCATCGGCTACACCACGGCGGGCCTGATGCCCTTGCGTGACGAGGCCGGCGACTGGACCGGCTTCATCGCGTTCGACGATCTGCCCCGCATCGTCAATCCGCGCGGCGGACGGATCGTGTCGGGCAATAACCGGGTCGTCTCCGACGCCTACCCGCACCCCCTGCCCGGCCTTTTCGACCCCTATCGCGCCGCCCGCATCGACACCCGCCTGGACGAGGCCGAGCTGCATGATGTGGCGGGCTTCGAGGATATCCAGATGGATGTGACCTCACATCAGGCGCGCCGCCTCCTGCCCGCCCTGCTCAGCGCGACGCCGGAAAGCCAGCTGGGCGTGCAGGCCCTGGCCCGGCTGGAGCGCTGGGACGGATCGCTGGACGCGGACGGGCCGGAGGGCCTGATCTTCTCGGCCTGGATGCGGGTTTTGTCCGCCGCCGTGTGGATGGATGAGCTCGGCCCCGCCGCGCCCTGGTTCAACCAGCCGCGCCGGGTGTTTCTCGACGATGTCCTCACCGGCGAGGCGTCGCGCTGGTGCGATGATGTACGCACCAGCCAGACTGAAACCTGCGCGGTGACGGCGGGACTGGCGCTGGACGCCGCTATGGCCGAGACCGCCAGCGCCTATGGCCGCAATATCGACGCCTGGCGCTGGGGCGAGGCCCATCAGGCCCGCTTCGCCCACCCGCTGGCCGATATTCCTCTTGTTGGCGCCATGTTCGAGGTGCGCCAGCCCGTGCCCGGCGACGGCTCCACCATCAATGTGAACCATTTCAGCTATGCGTCGGGCGCGTACGACTCGGTCCATGCGGCCAGCCTGAGGGCGGTCTATGACCTGGCTGACCTGAACCGCTCGCGCTTCATGCATGCGCCGGGACAGTCGGGGCATCCACTCTCGCCCCACTATCGCGATCTGGCGGTGCGCTGGGCGGCGGGCGAGAGCGTCGAGATTCGCGATGACTGGACGCCGGACGCATTGCCCGACGGGGCGCGCCTCCTGACGCTGGCGCCGCGCTAG
- a CDS encoding HAD-IA family hydrolase: protein MPGARAVLWDIGNVLADWNPRRLYTKLLTSDAAVDDFLGGVCTMAWHQAHDRGVPMAENRLALIEAHPEKAELIEAWETRWPEMFDGWITGMKALVGELETACIAQYALTNYPAEKIPHLYDTFPSIARFRDVIVSGDEGVVKPDPAIYAIARARIGLDPAQVVFLDDRQENVAAARAAGFQAELFTGESAARAALRTRGLPV from the coding sequence GTGCCCGGCGCGCGTGCGGTCCTGTGGGATATCGGCAATGTGCTTGCCGACTGGAATCCGCGCCGGCTCTACACCAAACTTCTGACCTCTGACGCCGCCGTGGATGACTTCCTCGGCGGCGTTTGTACGATGGCTTGGCATCAGGCGCATGATCGCGGCGTGCCCATGGCCGAAAACCGCCTTGCGCTCATCGAGGCCCATCCCGAAAAAGCGGAACTGATCGAGGCGTGGGAAACCCGCTGGCCGGAGATGTTCGACGGCTGGATCACCGGCATGAAGGCGCTGGTGGGTGAGCTGGAAACAGCCTGCATCGCGCAATACGCGCTGACGAATTATCCGGCCGAGAAAATCCCGCACCTCTATGACACCTTCCCGTCCATCGCACGTTTTCGCGATGTGATCGTCTCTGGCGATGAAGGCGTGGTGAAGCCTGATCCGGCGATCTACGCCATTGCGCGCGCCCGTATCGGGCTCGACCCGGCCCAGGTGGTTTTCCTCGACGACCGCCAAGAGAATGTGGCCGCAGCGCGCGCCGCCGGCTTCCAGGCCGAGCTGTTCACCGGCGAATCCGCCGCCCGCGCCGCCTTGCGCACCCGCGGTCTGCCGGTCTGA
- the ykgO gene encoding type B 50S ribosomal protein L36: MKIRSSLRSLKGRHRDCQIVRRRGKVYVINKTDPRFKARAG, encoded by the coding sequence ATGAAAATCCGCAGCTCCCTTCGCTCCCTCAAGGGACGCCACCGCGACTGCCAGATCGTGCGCCGCCGCGGCAAGGTCTATGTGATCAACAAGACCGACCCGCGTTTCAAAGCGCGCGCCGGCTAA